From one Streptococcus pneumoniae genomic stretch:
- the whiA gene encoding DNA-binding protein WhiA has translation MSFTIRVKEELLALATADKNELAAIIKMSASLGIATQGLTLSITTENAKVARHIYELLLHFYEVKADIRHHQKTNLRKNRVYTVFVDHAVEEILADLHLADAFFGVETGIDQSILSSDEASRAYLRGAFLASGSIRDPESGKYQLEILSVYLDHAEDMAALLQKFLLDAKTLERKKGAITYLQRAEDIMDFLIVIGAMKAMNEFESVKILRETRNDLNRANNAETANIARTVTASMKTINNISKIMDTVGLESLPVDLQEVAHLRIQHPDYSIQQLADSLSQPLTKSGVNHRLRKINKIAEDL, from the coding sequence ATGAGTTTCACCATTCGAGTAAAAGAAGAATTGCTAGCCCTAGCGACTGCTGATAAGAATGAACTTGCAGCCATTATCAAAATGTCAGCGAGTCTAGGGATTGCGACTCAAGGATTGACCCTATCCATCACGACTGAAAATGCCAAGGTTGCCCGCCATATTTATGAACTATTGCTTCATTTTTATGAGGTGAAGGCAGATATTCGCCACCATCAAAAGACAAATTTACGTAAAAATCGTGTCTATACTGTATTTGTCGATCATGCTGTGGAGGAGATTTTAGCTGATTTGCACTTGGCAGATGCTTTCTTTGGTGTTGAAACAGGAATTGACCAAAGCATTTTATCTAGTGATGAAGCCAGTCGTGCTTATCTTCGCGGTGCTTTTTTAGCGAGCGGGAGTATCAGGGATCCCGAGTCTGGCAAATACCAGTTGGAAATTTTATCCGTCTATTTAGACCATGCGGAGGATATGGCAGCTCTATTGCAGAAGTTTCTGCTGGATGCCAAGACCTTGGAGAGAAAAAAAGGAGCTATTACGTATCTCCAACGGGCAGAAGACATCATGGATTTTTTGATTGTCATTGGTGCCATGAAAGCAATGAATGAGTTTGAGTCAGTAAAGATTTTACGGGAGACTCGAAATGACCTCAATCGTGCCAATAATGCAGAGACAGCAAATATCGCGCGAACCGTAACTGCAAGTATGAAAACGATTAACAATATTAGTAAGATTATGGACACGGTTGGATTAGAGAGTTTGCCAGTTGATTTGCAGGAGGTGGCGCATTTACGCATTCAACATCCTGATTATTCTATTCAACAGCTGGCAGATAGTCTCAGTCAGCCCTTGACCAAAAGCGGGGTCAATCATCGCTTGCGTAAAATCAATAAAATAGCAGAAGACTTGTGA
- a CDS encoding YvcK family protein, with product MRKPKIAVIGGGTGISVILDSLRKKDVDIAAIVTVADDGGSSGELRKSLQHITPPGDLRNVLVALSDMPRFYEQVFQYRFADEDGPLAGHPLGNLIIAGISEMQGSTYNAMQLLTKFFHTTGKIYPSSDSPLTLHAVFTDGREVAGESQLANHSGMIEHVYVTNTYNQDKPVASKKVVQTILESDLVVLGPGSLFTSILPNLVIEEIGQALLETKAEVAYVCNIMTQRGETEHFSDSDHVAVLHRHLGQSFIDTVLVNIEPVPQEYMNSHQFDEYLVQVEHDFAGLKRQVPRVISSNFLKLENGGAFHDGEAVVEELLSQIRVNP from the coding sequence ATGAGAAAACCGAAAATAGCCGTCATTGGCGGTGGAACAGGCATTTCTGTCATTTTAGATAGCTTGCGAAAAAAGGATGTGGACATTGCAGCTATTGTCACGGTAGCAGATGATGGAGGGAGTTCAGGTGAGCTGAGAAAGAGCCTTCAGCATATCACTCCTCCAGGTGATTTGCGCAATGTCTTGGTGGCGTTATCAGACATGCCACGTTTTTATGAGCAGGTTTTTCAGTATCGTTTTGCAGATGAAGATGGTCCTTTGGCAGGACATCCCTTGGGAAATCTCATCATTGCAGGGATTTCAGAAATGCAGGGTTCGACCTATAATGCCATGCAGCTCTTGACCAAGTTTTTCCATACAACTGGAAAAATCTATCCATCAAGTGATAGTCCTTTGACCCTTCATGCGGTCTTTACAGATGGGCGTGAAGTTGCAGGAGAGAGTCAGTTGGCTAATCATTCAGGCATGATTGAACATGTCTATGTGACTAATACCTATAATCAAGACAAGCCGGTTGCTAGTAAAAAAGTGGTTCAGACGATTTTAGAGAGTGATTTGGTGGTCCTAGGTCCAGGCTCTCTTTTTACCTCAATTTTGCCAAATCTTGTCATTGAGGAAATTGGTCAAGCGCTACTAGAGACCAAGGCAGAGGTTGCTTATGTGTGCAACATCATGACCCAGCGTGGGGAAACGGAGCATTTTTCAGATAGCGACCATGTGGCTGTGCTCCATCGCCATTTGGGGCAATCCTTTATTGACACGGTTTTGGTCAATATCGAGCCTGTGCCACAAGAATATATGAATAGTCATCAATTTGATGAATATCTCGTGCAGGTTGAGCATGATTTTGCAGGTCTGAAGAGGCAAGTTCCACGTGTCATTTCTTCTAATTTTTTGAAATTAGAAAATGGCGGTGCCTTTCATGACGGAGAGGCAGTCGTTGAGGAATTGCTCAGCCAGATACGGGTGAATCCATGA
- the rapZ gene encoding RNase adapter RapZ, translating to MTEKRLDLVIVTGMSGAGKTVAIQSFEDLGYFTIDNMPPALVPKFLQLVETKKDNDKVAMVVDMRSRSFFSEIQTVLDEIEQDEALNFKILFLDAADKELVARYKETRRSHPLAADGRILDGIKLERELLAPLKNLSQNVVDTTELTPRELRKTISQEFSDLDSSQSFRVEVMSFGFKYGLPLDADLVFDVRFLPNPYYQVELRNQTGLDKPVFDYVMNHPESEDFYKHLLALIEPILPGYQKEGKSVLTIAVGCTGGQHRSVAFAQRLADDLSKNWTVNSSHRDKDRRKETVNRS from the coding sequence ATGACAGAAAAAAGATTAGATTTGGTCATTGTGACAGGGATGAGTGGAGCAGGAAAGACCGTTGCGATTCAGTCCTTTGAAGATTTGGGGTATTTTACTATTGATAATATGCCTCCAGCCTTGGTTCCGAAATTTTTACAGCTCGTTGAGACCAAAAAAGACAATGATAAAGTTGCCATGGTGGTAGATATGCGGAGTCGTTCCTTCTTTTCTGAGATTCAGACAGTTTTAGATGAGATTGAACAGGATGAGGCCTTGAACTTTAAAATCTTGTTTTTAGACGCGGCAGATAAGGAGTTGGTGGCTCGCTACAAGGAGACGAGACGGAGTCATCCTCTAGCAGCAGATGGTCGGATTTTAGATGGGATTAAGCTTGAACGTGAGCTTTTAGCGCCGCTTAAAAATCTCAGTCAAAATGTGGTTGATACTACGGAGTTAACACCAAGAGAATTACGCAAGACCATCTCGCAAGAATTCTCCGATCTTGACTCTAGTCAGAGTTTCCGTGTGGAAGTCATGAGTTTCGGCTTTAAATATGGGCTTCCCTTAGATGCTGACTTGGTTTTTGATGTTCGTTTCTTGCCAAATCCTTATTATCAAGTAGAGTTACGAAATCAAACAGGATTAGACAAACCAGTTTTTGATTATGTCATGAATCATCCTGAGTCTGAGGATTTTTATAAACACTTGCTAGCCTTGATTGAGCCGATCCTGCCAGGCTATCAAAAAGAGGGCAAGTCTGTCTTGACGATTGCTGTTGGCTGCACAGGTGGTCAGCACCGTAGCGTTGCTTTTGCGCAACGCCTTGCCGATGACTTGAGCAAAAACTGGACAGTCAATAGTAGTCACAGGGACAAGGACCGCAGAAAGGAAACGGTAAATCGTTCATGA
- a CDS encoding RidA family protein: MAKTIHTDKAPAAIGPYVQGKIVGNLLFASGQVPLSPETGEIVGTTIQEQTTQVLANIKAILEAAGTDFDYVVKTTCFLSDMNDFVPFNEVYQTAFSTEFPARSAVEVARLPRDVKVEIEVIAEIV, encoded by the coding sequence ATGGCAAAAACAATTCATACAGATAAAGCACCAGCAGCAATCGGCCCTTATGTGCAAGGAAAAATTGTCGGAAACCTCTTATTTGCAAGTGGTCAAGTTCCTTTATCACCTGAAACAGGTGAAATCGTTGGTACAACTATTCAAGAGCAAACCACGCAAGTCTTGGCAAATATCAAAGCTATTTTAGAGGCAGCTGGAACAGATTTTGATTATGTGGTCAAAACTACTTGTTTCTTGAGTGATATGAATGATTTTGTGCCCTTTAATGAAGTCTATCAAACAGCCTTTTCGACGGAATTTCCTGCTCGTTCAGCGGTGGAAGTGGCACGTCTCCCACGAGATGTCAAGGTTGAGATTGAGGTTATTGCAGAAATTGTGTAA
- a CDS encoding DnaD domain-containing protein has protein sequence MTYLRAFKEGNLVLPSALFFHFHEIFNSSDDFLVWQFFYLQNTTAMETISPSQIAESLGKTLAEVNRSMSSLTEKGLLQYKTIELNGEIEAIFDALPALERLDELTQPKEMLAEQPASPNALKDVVTTFEQELGRLLTPYEIEDLEKTLSEGTKSDLVKAALREAVFSGKPVWKYIQAILRNWRREGITSVQQVEAKKREREQFDQTKVSVSDDFLNAMDLWKQG, from the coding sequence ATGACCTATTTACGAGCATTTAAAGAGGGCAATCTGGTCTTGCCAAGCGCCCTTTTCTTCCATTTTCATGAGATTTTTAACTCCAGCGATGATTTCTTAGTCTGGCAGTTTTTCTATTTGCAAAATACGACTGCTATGGAGACGATTTCACCTAGCCAGATTGCCGAAAGTCTAGGAAAGACCTTAGCAGAAGTCAATCGTTCCATGTCTAGCTTGACGGAAAAAGGATTACTGCAGTATAAAACGATTGAACTCAATGGTGAAATTGAGGCGATTTTTGATGCTCTTCCTGCTTTAGAGCGCCTAGATGAGTTGACACAGCCTAAAGAAATGCTGGCTGAACAGCCTGCCTCACCCAATGCTTTAAAAGATGTGGTGACAACCTTTGAGCAAGAATTGGGACGTTTGCTCACCCCTTATGAAATTGAGGATTTGGAGAAAACCTTGAGCGAGGGAACTAAGTCTGATCTCGTTAAAGCAGCGCTTCGTGAAGCGGTCTTTAGTGGAAAACCTGTATGGAAATACATCCAAGCCATTTTGAGAAACTGGCGCCGTGAAGGGATTACCAGTGTGCAGCAGGTAGAAGCCAAAAAACGGGAACGAGAGCAATTTGACCAAACGAAAGTCAGTGTGTCAGATGACTTTTTGAATGCCATGGATTTGTGGAAACAAGGCTAA
- the metA gene encoding homoserine O-succinyltransferase — MPIKIDKKLPAVQILRSENVFIMDDERANHQDIRPLNILILNLMPQKIVTETQLLRHLGNTPLQLNVEFLYMKSHAFKTTALEHLETFYKTFDEVRERYFDGLIITGAPVEHLAFEEVDYWEEFCQVIDWSKTHVYSTLHICWGAQAGLYARYGVDKSLLPQKLSGIFSQSSPQQPNLLFRGFDDDYLAPHSRHTTVTKEAIQTLTNLEILAEGREVGVSVLASRDLREVYSFGHLEYDRDTLLHEYQRDREAGLNPTIPEHYFKDDDLTKPPKLCWSLPAALFFSNWINYAVYQETPFDWENPEENVSYFAYL; from the coding sequence ATGCCAATTAAGATTGATAAAAAGTTGCCAGCTGTTCAGATTTTGCGTTCTGAGAATGTTTTTATCATGGATGATGAACGGGCTAATCATCAAGATATTCGTCCCTTGAATATCTTGATTTTAAACCTCATGCCTCAAAAAATTGTCACCGAAACTCAGCTCTTGAGGCACTTAGGAAATACACCCTTGCAGCTCAATGTCGAATTTCTCTATATGAAGAGCCACGCCTTTAAAACAACAGCTTTGGAGCATTTAGAGACTTTCTATAAGACCTTTGATGAGGTTAGAGAGCGGTATTTTGATGGCTTGATTATCACAGGAGCACCGGTTGAGCATTTAGCTTTTGAAGAGGTAGATTATTGGGAAGAGTTTTGCCAAGTCATTGACTGGAGCAAGACGCATGTGTATTCGACCTTACATATTTGCTGGGGAGCTCAAGCAGGCTTATATGCCCGCTATGGGGTGGATAAGAGCTTGTTGCCACAGAAATTATCAGGTATTTTTTCTCAATCAAGTCCACAGCAACCCAATCTTCTTTTTAGAGGTTTTGATGATGACTATCTTGCGCCCCATTCTCGTCACACGACTGTAACCAAAGAAGCTATTCAAACTCTGACAAACTTAGAAATCTTGGCAGAGGGAAGAGAAGTCGGAGTATCGGTTCTTGCTAGTCGTGATTTACGTGAAGTGTATAGCTTTGGGCATTTAGAGTATGACCGAGACACGCTTTTACACGAATACCAGAGAGATAGGGAGGCAGGTTTGAATCCTACCATTCCAGAGCATTATTTTAAAGATGATGATCTAACCAAGCCTCCAAAACTTTGCTGGAGTCTGCCAGCTGCACTTTTTTTCAGTAATTGGATTAACTATGCTGTTTACCAAGAAACACCCTTTGACTGGGAGAATCCAGAAGAGAATGTTTCCTATTTTGCTTATCTATAA
- a CDS encoding adenine phosphoribosyltransferase, translating into MNLKDYIASIENYPQEGIIFRDISPLMADGNAYSYAVREIVQYATDKKIDMIVGPEARGFIVGCPVAFELGIGFAPVRKPGKLPREVISADYEKEYGVDTLTMHADAIKPGQRVLIVDDLLATGGTVKATIEMIERLGGIVAGCAFLIELDDLKGREAIGDYDYKVLMHY; encoded by the coding sequence ATGAATTTAAAAGATTATATTGCTAGTATTGAAAATTATCCACAAGAAGGGATTATCTTCCGTGACATTAGCCCTTTGATGGCGGATGGAAATGCTTATAGCTATGCTGTGCGTGAGATTGTGCAGTATGCGACGGATAAAAAGATTGACATGATTGTCGGTCCTGAAGCACGTGGCTTTATCGTGGGCTGCCCTGTGGCTTTTGAACTTGGGATTGGCTTTGCTCCAGTTCGTAAACCTGGTAAATTACCACGCGAAGTGATTTCAGCGGATTATGAAAAAGAGTATGGTGTGGATACCCTCACTATGCATGCAGACGCTATTAAGCCAGGACAACGTGTTTTGATTGTTGACGACCTTCTTGCCACAGGTGGAACAGTGAAGGCTACGATTGAGATGATTGAGCGTCTCGGTGGTATCGTAGCAGGCTGTGCCTTCCTGATTGAGCTTGATGATCTAAAAGGTCGTGAAGCGATCGGTGATTACGATTATAAGGTGCTTATGCATTACTAA
- the recJ gene encoding single-stranded-DNA-specific exonuclease RecJ, with product MITSKYEWQLATTFSDDAFLKIGKKAGLEPAASALLYQRGIQTEEALQAFLEPDLSHLHDPYLLHDMDKAVERIRQAIEMREQILVYGDYDADGMTSSSIIKETLDELGAECQVYLPNRFTDGYGPNESVYKYFIEQQGISLIITVDNGVSGLAAIAFAQAAGVDVIVTDHHAMPETLPNAYAILHPEHPNARYPFQYLAGCGVAFKLACALLEDIPLELLDLVAIGTIADMVSLTGENRVLVKYGLSVLQQTQRIGLQELLQVSGISASEVTEETVGFQLAPRLNALGRLDDPNPAVDLLTGFDEEEAHDIALMINEKNDERKALVEAIYEEAKAMVNPSASAQVLAKEDWNPGVLGIVAGRLLEELHQPVVVLNIAEGLAKGSARSIEAVNIFDALDPHRDLFEAFGGHAGAAGMTLKVDNLSRLLEVLENYIQEEELDLTVKSPLYLDEELHLADLTLDTLKSFDKLAPFGMDNKRPIFYIKDVVVEQARTMGQGNSHLKLKVSQAGAAFDVVAFGKGSLAMEFSQAKNLELAVTLSVNQWNGQTTLQLMMVDARIDGIQLYNVRGRKASLPEGVPQLHFKENQLDVADSPAVVIYDVPENLDELKVILQEQKFSAIYFKNEISPAYYLTGYGTRDQFAKLYKTIYQFPEFDVRYKLADLAAFLKIEKILLIKMIQIFEELGFVTITDGVMKVNKEAEKREIDSSQIYQDLKKTVKEQELMALAPVQEIYETLMFDEKS from the coding sequence ATGATTACTTCAAAATATGAGTGGCAGTTGGCAACGACTTTTTCAGATGACGCCTTTTTAAAAATAGGTAAAAAAGCTGGCTTAGAGCCTGCAGCATCAGCTCTTCTTTACCAGCGAGGGATTCAGACCGAAGAAGCCTTGCAAGCCTTTTTAGAGCCTGATTTGAGTCACCTGCATGACCCTTATCTGCTACATGACATGGACAAGGCAGTGGAGCGGATTCGACAAGCCATTGAGATGAGGGAGCAGATTTTGGTCTATGGAGATTATGATGCAGACGGTATGACCAGTAGCTCCATTATCAAAGAGACCTTAGATGAGCTTGGGGCAGAATGTCAGGTTTATCTACCCAACCGCTTTACGGATGGCTATGGTCCCAACGAAAGCGTCTATAAATACTTTATTGAGCAGCAAGGGATTTCACTCATTATCACGGTGGATAATGGGGTGTCAGGCTTAGCGGCGATTGCTTTTGCGCAGGCAGCAGGCGTGGATGTGATTGTGACAGACCACCATGCCATGCCAGAGACTCTGCCTAATGCCTACGCGATTCTTCATCCGGAGCATCCAAATGCTCGTTATCCTTTTCAATACCTAGCAGGTTGTGGGGTAGCTTTTAAGCTGGCTTGTGCCCTGTTGGAAGATATTCCTCTGGAATTACTGGATTTAGTCGCTATTGGGACTATTGCGGATATGGTCAGTCTAACAGGTGAAAATCGAGTCTTGGTCAAATACGGGCTTTCTGTTTTGCAGCAAACCCAGCGGATTGGCTTGCAGGAATTGCTTCAGGTGTCAGGAATTTCAGCTAGTGAGGTGACAGAAGAGACGGTTGGCTTTCAGCTAGCACCTAGACTTAATGCCTTGGGGCGCTTGGACGATCCCAATCCAGCAGTGGATTTGCTGACTGGATTTGATGAGGAAGAGGCGCATGACATTGCTCTCATGATTAACGAAAAAAATGATGAGCGAAAAGCCTTGGTAGAGGCGATTTATGAAGAAGCCAAAGCTATGGTCAATCCTAGCGCATCAGCTCAAGTTCTTGCAAAAGAAGACTGGAACCCAGGAGTTCTAGGGATTGTGGCAGGCAGACTTTTAGAAGAGCTGCACCAGCCCGTTGTTGTCTTAAATATCGCTGAAGGTCTAGCTAAAGGAAGTGCGAGGAGTATCGAGGCTGTCAATATTTTTGACGCTTTGGATCCGCACCGAGATTTATTTGAAGCCTTTGGGGGTCACGCTGGAGCTGCTGGGATGACCCTAAAAGTGGACAATCTCTCTCGCTTGTTAGAGGTGCTAGAAAACTATATCCAAGAAGAAGAGCTTGATTTGACAGTGAAAAGTCCTCTTTATTTGGATGAAGAATTGCACTTGGCTGATTTGACCCTTGATACCTTGAAGAGTTTTGACAAATTAGCGCCTTTTGGTATGGATAACAAGCGCCCCATTTTTTACATTAAAGATGTCGTGGTGGAGCAGGCACGAACCATGGGGCAGGGAAATAGCCATTTGAAATTAAAGGTTTCTCAAGCTGGAGCTGCCTTTGACGTTGTTGCTTTTGGTAAGGGAAGTCTAGCCATGGAATTCTCCCAAGCAAAGAATTTGGAACTAGCAGTGACCTTATCGGTCAATCAGTGGAATGGGCAAACAACCTTGCAGCTCATGATGGTAGATGCCCGCATTGATGGCATCCAACTTTACAATGTCCGTGGGCGAAAGGCCAGTCTTCCTGAAGGAGTACCTCAGCTTCATTTCAAGGAAAATCAGCTGGATGTAGCTGATAGCCCAGCTGTTGTCATCTATGATGTGCCAGAAAATTTAGACGAGCTCAAGGTTATTTTACAAGAGCAGAAATTTTCCGCTATTTATTTCAAAAATGAAATTAGCCCAGCCTATTATCTGACAGGCTATGGCACGAGGGATCAGTTTGCCAAACTCTATAAAACCATTTATCAATTTCCAGAGTTTGATGTACGCTATAAGCTAGCTGATCTAGCTGCTTTCTTGAAAATCGAGAAAATTCTCCTAATCAAAATGATTCAGATTTTTGAGGAACTAGGCTTTGTCACGATTACCGATGGAGTCATGAAGGTCAATAAAGAGGCTGAAAAAAGAGAGATTGACAGTAGCCAAATTTACCAAGATTTAAAGAAAACGGTCAAGGAACAAGAGCTGATGGCACTAGCTCCGGTCCAAGAGATTTATGAGACATTGATGTTCGATGAGAAATCTTAG
- a CDS encoding HD domain-containing protein, translating to MERLKQQWAFAAELEKLKAVHRTNRTLDNYRFENSAEHSFQGAILVPLLSEHLPFQVNLEKVMKLLLFHDLGEIYAGDTLVFDEIGKVDSYLREQDSLRRSLGLLPSDQEEEYLALWEEFEEGKTREAQYARMIDALVPLINHLEVAKEGDNPYQLTKSQVLAKKSFIKELSPTLWNLVLEIIDKSVAKGLYMDQ from the coding sequence ATGGAACGTTTGAAGCAGCAATGGGCTTTTGCAGCAGAATTGGAAAAACTAAAAGCTGTTCATAGAACCAACCGTACTTTAGATAATTATCGCTTTGAAAATAGTGCAGAGCATTCTTTTCAAGGAGCTATTTTAGTGCCATTGTTAAGTGAGCATCTTCCCTTTCAAGTGAATCTTGAAAAGGTGATGAAGTTGCTTTTGTTTCATGATTTAGGCGAGATTTATGCAGGAGATACGTTGGTATTTGATGAGATAGGAAAGGTAGATTCTTACCTACGTGAACAAGACTCACTAAGGAGAAGTTTGGGGTTGTTGCCGAGTGATCAAGAAGAAGAGTACCTAGCTTTGTGGGAAGAGTTCGAAGAGGGAAAGACTAGGGAGGCTCAGTATGCGAGGATGATCGATGCATTGGTGCCTCTTATCAATCACTTAGAAGTAGCAAAAGAAGGTGACAATCCTTATCAATTAACGAAATCACAAGTGCTAGCAAAAAAATCTTTCATAAAAGAGCTATCTCCAACTTTATGGAATCTAGTCCTCGAAATCATTGATAAAAGTGTTGCAAAAGGACTGTATATGGATCAATAA
- a CDS encoding methyltransferase domain-containing protein yields MDIQAYQAHIAKPWGQIYYQILFEQLQSVKGKTILDFGSGFGHVAQFLARKNQVLAIEPNKEMLDARVRDSSYPYKQLQGSLELLERLDAASFDMVVCHNVLEYVEDPTIYINAFYRLLKDDGKLSLVKHNDVGRIMQTAVFECNIPKTMAFLAGERYQTHTMGEAKSYEIEDVLAKDIFVLEHYQGIRTFYGLQPNSVKTEPNWLEEMKQLELSVCNQSPYRDIAAFQHLWLRKELY; encoded by the coding sequence ATGGATATTCAAGCTTATCAAGCTCATATTGCCAAGCCTTGGGGTCAAATTTATTACCAAATTTTATTTGAACAATTACAATCAGTGAAAGGAAAAACCATTCTCGATTTTGGGAGCGGCTTTGGTCACGTTGCCCAATTTCTCGCAAGGAAAAATCAAGTGCTAGCTATTGAACCAAATAAGGAGATGTTGGATGCGCGTGTGCGAGATTCATCCTATCCCTATAAACAACTGCAAGGAAGTTTAGAGTTGTTAGAGAGGCTGGATGCTGCATCTTTTGATATGGTGGTGTGCCACAATGTTTTAGAATATGTGGAAGATCCGACTATATATATCAATGCTTTTTATAGGTTGCTCAAGGATGATGGCAAACTTTCGCTCGTCAAGCACAATGACGTGGGACGGATTATGCAGACGGCTGTTTTTGAGTGTAATATTCCTAAAACCATGGCTTTTTTAGCAGGAGAACGTTATCAGACCCATACCATGGGTGAAGCCAAATCTTATGAGATAGAGGATGTACTGGCAAAGGATATCTTTGTGCTAGAGCATTATCAAGGCATTCGCACCTTTTACGGCTTACAGCCTAATAGCGTTAAAACAGAGCCAAACTGGCTAGAAGAGATGAAGCAGCTGGAACTATCTGTCTGCAATCAATCTCCTTATCGAGACATTGCAGCCTTTCAGCACTTGTGGTTGAGAAAGGAGTTATACTAA
- a CDS encoding SDR family oxidoreductase yields the protein MRRIVITGASGGLAQAVEQLLPEDYLILVGRSMDKLEQLYGNHPNRELIELDITDSEALERFTEECLLKHGPIDILINNAGYGLFEDFDQISSRDIEEMFQVNTFATMNLSRLFAKQMKEVRKGQIINIVSMAGLIASGKSTLYSATKFAVIGFSNALRLELRPYHVFVTTVNPGPIQTAFFDQADPEGTYLQAVKAYLLEPEFVAKKIVASFGTKKREINLPWLLNLAYKCYTLFPRLGDFLASNLFNYK from the coding sequence ATGAGAAGAATTGTCATAACAGGAGCAAGTGGTGGACTCGCTCAAGCAGTCGAGCAACTCTTGCCAGAAGATTACTTGATTTTAGTCGGGCGATCGATGGACAAGTTAGAGCAACTGTATGGAAATCATCCCAATCGAGAGTTGATTGAGTTAGATATTACGGATAGTGAGGCTCTTGAGCGTTTTACGGAAGAATGTCTCTTGAAGCACGGACCGATCGATATCTTGATTAATAATGCAGGCTATGGTTTGTTTGAGGATTTTGATCAGATTTCATCCCGCGATATTGAAGAGATGTTTCAGGTCAATACCTTTGCTACGATGAATCTGTCTCGGCTATTTGCCAAGCAGATGAAGGAAGTCAGAAAAGGGCAGATTATCAATATTGTGAGTATGGCAGGCTTGATTGCAAGTGGTAAGTCGACTCTGTATTCAGCGACCAAGTTTGCGGTGATTGGCTTTTCAAATGCCCTACGCTTGGAATTGCGCCCTTATCATGTCTTTGTAACTACTGTCAATCCAGGACCGATTCAAACAGCCTTTTTTGACCAAGCAGACCCAGAAGGGACCTATTTGCAGGCAGTCAAAGCCTATCTCCTTGAGCCTGAGTTTGTCGCTAAAAAAATCGTAGCTAGTTTTGGCACTAAAAAACGAGAAATCAATCTTCCTTGGCTCCTGAATCTAGCTTATAAATGCTACACCCTGTTTCCACGCTTGGGGGATTTTTTAGCCAGCAATCTGTTTAATTACAAGTGA
- the rnz gene encoding ribonuclease Z, with protein MEVQFLGTGAGQPSKARNVSSLVLKLLEEINQVWMFDCGEGTQQRILETTIKPRKITKIFITHLHGDHIFGLPGFLSSRAFQANEEQTDIDIYGPVGIKQYVLTSLKVSGSRLPYRIIFHEFDEHSLGKILETDKFTVYADKLDHTIFCVGYRVIQKDLEGTLDADALRAAGVPFGPLFGKIKNGENVILEDGTEIIASDYISAPRPGKVITILGDTRKTDSSVRLAVAADLVIHESTYGKGDEKMARSHGHSTNMQAAEVAKEAGAKRLLLNHISARFLSKDISKMRKDAATIFENVHVVKDLEEVEI; from the coding sequence ATGGAAGTACAATTTTTAGGAACGGGGGCTGGGCAGCCCTCCAAAGCACGAAATGTCTCAAGTCTTGTCCTCAAGCTTCTTGAGGAAATCAATCAAGTGTGGATGTTTGACTGTGGCGAAGGAACCCAGCAACGGATTTTAGAAACGACGATAAAACCTCGGAAAATTACCAAGATTTTCATTACCCACTTGCATGGAGATCACATTTTTGGCTTGCCTGGATTTTTATCAAGTCGTGCATTTCAGGCAAATGAAGAGCAGACAGATATCGATATTTACGGACCTGTGGGGATTAAACAGTATGTCCTAACGAGTCTCAAAGTCTCTGGAAGTCGATTGCCATATCGGATTATTTTCCATGAATTTGACGAGCATAGTTTGGGAAAAATCCTTGAAACGGATAAATTTACGGTGTACGCTGATAAGCTTGATCATACGATTTTCTGTGTTGGCTATCGTGTGATTCAAAAGGATTTGGAAGGAACTTTAGACGCGGATGCTTTGCGGGCAGCTGGTGTGCCTTTTGGTCCCTTGTTTGGCAAAATTAAAAATGGTGAAAATGTTATCCTTGAAGATGGGACAGAGATTATCGCAAGTGACTATATCTCCGCTCCTCGTCCTGGTAAGGTCATCACGATTTTGGGAGATACGAGAAAGACAGATAGCAGTGTCCGCTTGGCAGTGGCTGCTGATCTTGTCATTCACGAATCGACCTATGGCAAGGGGGATGAAAAAATGGCGCGAAGCCATGGACATTCGACCAACATGCAGGCGGCAGAAGTGGCAAAGGAGGCAGGAGCTAAGCGACTCTTGCTCAACCATATCAGTGCCCGCTTTTTATCGAAAGACATTAGCAAAATGCGCAAGGACGCTGCGACTATTTTTGAAAATGTTCATGTTGTCAAGGATTTAGAAGAAGTAGAAATATGA